Proteins encoded in a region of the Pigmentiphaga litoralis genome:
- a CDS encoding Wzz/FepE/Etk N-terminal domain-containing protein, translating to MTESTINKPAGSVPGDYLANDDELSLIDVMQVIAENLRLLILGPLLVGVIALAISFAITPTFTATAKFLPPQQQQSAALGMLQSLGGLGGLAGAAAGIKNPSDQYVAFLRTNTVQDALIDKFALMERYEQEYRQSTRKTLDGNTRINAGKDGLITVEFDDHDPKFAANVANTYVAELGELLNRLAITEAQQRRVFFEKQLASTKENLIRAEQALAASGVSPSALNANPSTALEGPARLRAQVTAQEVRLAAMRSYLTETAPEFRQAQAELSALRNQLSKAEREQPAGNVGGNDYIAKYREFKYQETLFDLFARQFETAKIDESREGASIQVVDVANPPELKSKPKRATIAVAATFIAGFLLLIFVFVRQILWAGGRDPVAAEKLGKLRTTFRRALGR from the coding sequence ATGACCGAAAGCACCATCAACAAGCCCGCAGGCAGCGTTCCTGGCGATTATCTTGCCAACGACGACGAGTTGAGCCTGATAGACGTCATGCAGGTCATCGCGGAAAACCTGCGTCTGCTGATCCTGGGACCCCTTTTGGTCGGCGTAATCGCGTTGGCCATCAGCTTCGCGATCACTCCCACGTTCACTGCGACTGCAAAGTTCCTTCCTCCGCAACAGCAACAGAGCGCGGCGCTTGGAATGCTGCAGTCATTGGGCGGCCTGGGGGGCCTCGCAGGCGCTGCGGCGGGCATCAAGAATCCGTCCGACCAATACGTTGCCTTTCTGCGAACCAACACGGTGCAGGATGCCCTGATCGACAAGTTTGCATTGATGGAACGCTATGAGCAGGAATACCGGCAGTCCACCCGCAAGACGCTTGATGGCAACACGCGCATCAATGCAGGCAAGGATGGCCTGATCACCGTCGAATTCGATGATCATGATCCGAAGTTTGCAGCGAATGTGGCTAACACGTACGTGGCCGAGCTGGGTGAGCTGTTGAACAGGCTTGCCATTACGGAAGCCCAGCAGCGACGCGTGTTCTTCGAGAAGCAGCTCGCGTCCACCAAAGAAAACCTGATCCGCGCCGAACAGGCCCTTGCCGCCAGCGGCGTGAGCCCATCGGCATTGAACGCGAACCCGTCCACCGCGCTGGAAGGCCCGGCCCGCCTGCGCGCGCAGGTGACTGCGCAAGAGGTCAGGCTCGCGGCAATGCGCAGCTATCTGACCGAGACGGCCCCGGAATTTCGTCAGGCGCAAGCCGAGTTGTCGGCGCTTCGGAATCAGCTATCCAAGGCCGAGCGTGAGCAGCCCGCAGGGAATGTCGGGGGCAATGATTACATCGCCAAGTACCGTGAGTTCAAGTACCAGGAGACCTTGTTCGACTTGTTCGCCCGCCAGTTCGAAACAGCGAAGATCGACGAAAGCCGCGAGGGCGCGTCCATCCAGGTGGTCGACGTCGCAAATCCACCTGAATTGAAGTCAAAGCCTAAGCGCGCCACTATTGCCGTAGCTGCAACATTTATCGCCGGTTTTCTACTGCTGATATTTGTTTTTGTTAGACAGATTTTGTGGGCCGGTGGACGTGATCCAGTCGCAGCGGAAAAGCTGGGAAAATTGCGTACCACATTCAGACGCGCACTTGGTCGTTAA
- a CDS encoding polysaccharide biosynthesis/export family protein, producing MTYTYLHRPLRGTVAAVLAALVSTSAFAQFSLNGLGSTAPTSGGGTYVSPSSVTGSGMNGARATSATNSGIGTGTSTGANNVPGMGVGTSPMGAGNNSLDSGPNTLRDSRGPQDLDMNGEQGPDASRRGKKDGNAPARQRQISQFQQFVQQSTGRLLPVYGQDLFDLPQVTYSPDGGAPARDDYVLGPGDELQVQVWGGVDYKGSVTIDRNGQASIPRVGVVNLAGTRVADVEAVLRQSIGKTFTNFNLNASLGKLRSIQVYVVGQAQQPGTYNLSSLGTLVNALFASGGPNANGSMRNIELKRGGKVVTTFDLYDFIGRGEKGRDVPLASGDVIVIPPVGPRVAIAGALDNAAIYELKPGQSVGNSLGDILALGGGVPTLATSHKALIERVAPQQNPPRQVQDLALDNAGLATPLRDGDIVTLLGISPAFANAVTLQGNVAAPLRYRWFKGMKVRDLIPERDALITADYYVRKNLLVQNAEALGSDATKAGNQVDRRVRSMVDEINWDYAVVERLDRDKLRTQLIPFNLGRAVLQGDESQNLVLQPGDVVTILSQNDLRLPAEKRTRLVRVEGEVSAPGIYEVLPGETMGQLIQRVGGTTPQAYVYGIEIDRESVRQKQQQNLDLLIRRLESQQQSQILYIMANRNTADAAAQAAVAQQQQALARSQLEALRKLRSNGRIALEMSAGNPSMSIASLPDLPLEDGDRVMVPTVPSFVSAVGAINNENVFIYKNGRTVGEVIKSAGVRPEADLKQMFVVRADGSILASSTGFFSSGVESVALMPGDTIVVPEKLDRETTGNFVARQLKDWTQIFSQLGLGVAALSVIRDL from the coding sequence ATGACCTACACCTACCTTCACCGCCCGCTTCGCGGCACAGTTGCAGCCGTACTTGCTGCACTGGTCAGTACGTCTGCCTTCGCGCAGTTTTCGTTGAATGGCTTGGGCAGCACTGCGCCGACTTCCGGCGGGGGCACCTACGTTTCTCCCAGTTCGGTCACCGGTTCAGGGATGAACGGAGCCCGGGCAACAAGCGCGACGAACAGCGGGATCGGTACGGGAACGTCCACCGGGGCCAATAACGTCCCCGGAATGGGAGTTGGCACTTCCCCCATGGGCGCGGGAAACAACTCGCTGGACTCCGGCCCCAACACGTTGCGTGATTCGCGTGGGCCGCAAGATCTCGACATGAACGGCGAGCAAGGCCCGGACGCATCCCGGCGCGGGAAAAAAGACGGGAATGCACCGGCCCGCCAGCGGCAGATCAGCCAGTTTCAGCAGTTTGTACAGCAGTCGACCGGCCGCCTCCTGCCCGTTTATGGACAGGATCTGTTTGACCTGCCTCAGGTGACTTACTCGCCAGACGGCGGCGCGCCCGCGCGCGACGATTACGTTCTTGGTCCGGGCGATGAGCTGCAGGTCCAGGTCTGGGGCGGCGTCGATTACAAGGGCAGCGTCACGATCGACCGCAACGGGCAGGCAAGCATCCCGCGCGTGGGCGTTGTGAACCTGGCTGGAACGCGCGTCGCAGACGTGGAAGCAGTCCTCCGGCAAAGCATTGGCAAGACCTTTACGAACTTCAACCTGAATGCGAGCCTCGGCAAATTGCGCTCCATCCAGGTGTATGTCGTTGGGCAGGCTCAGCAGCCTGGCACGTATAACCTGTCGAGTCTCGGCACGCTTGTCAACGCGCTATTCGCAAGTGGCGGGCCGAACGCCAATGGCAGCATGCGCAACATCGAGTTGAAGCGCGGCGGCAAGGTGGTCACCACTTTCGACCTGTATGACTTCATCGGTCGGGGTGAGAAAGGGCGCGATGTACCGCTCGCCTCGGGCGACGTCATCGTCATTCCACCCGTCGGGCCACGGGTAGCCATTGCAGGCGCGTTGGATAACGCGGCCATCTATGAGCTGAAGCCTGGGCAAAGTGTTGGCAACTCGCTGGGTGACATACTTGCGCTGGGGGGCGGCGTTCCTACTTTGGCAACTTCCCACAAAGCGTTGATCGAGCGGGTCGCGCCCCAACAGAATCCGCCAAGGCAAGTGCAGGATCTTGCGTTGGATAACGCTGGCCTGGCGACGCCGCTTCGCGATGGCGACATCGTGACGTTGCTGGGTATCAGCCCGGCATTCGCAAATGCCGTCACGCTGCAGGGCAACGTGGCAGCGCCGCTGCGTTATCGCTGGTTCAAGGGTATGAAGGTTCGAGATCTGATTCCCGAACGCGACGCCCTCATCACCGCCGACTATTACGTTCGCAAGAATCTGCTGGTTCAGAACGCTGAAGCGCTTGGCTCCGACGCCACCAAGGCCGGTAATCAGGTGGACCGCCGGGTGCGGAGCATGGTCGATGAAATCAATTGGGACTACGCCGTGGTCGAACGGCTTGACCGTGACAAGCTGCGCACGCAGTTGATTCCGTTCAATCTGGGCCGTGCTGTGCTCCAGGGCGACGAAAGCCAGAACCTGGTGCTGCAGCCGGGTGACGTGGTCACGATTCTCAGCCAGAACGATCTCAGGCTTCCCGCCGAGAAACGCACCCGGCTGGTTCGCGTGGAAGGTGAGGTCAGCGCGCCAGGCATCTACGAGGTGCTGCCCGGCGAAACCATGGGTCAGCTGATCCAGCGTGTCGGCGGAACGACGCCCCAGGCATATGTGTATGGAATCGAAATCGATCGGGAATCGGTTCGCCAGAAGCAGCAGCAAAACCTGGACTTGTTGATCCGCCGTCTGGAATCGCAACAGCAAAGCCAGATCCTGTACATCATGGCGAACCGGAATACAGCTGATGCCGCCGCGCAGGCGGCCGTGGCTCAGCAGCAGCAGGCGCTGGCGCGCTCGCAGCTTGAAGCGCTTCGCAAGCTGCGCAGCAATGGCCGTATCGCATTGGAAATGAGCGCGGGCAATCCGTCGATGAGCATTGCTTCGTTACCTGACCTGCCGCTGGAAGACGGGGACCGCGTCATGGTGCCAACCGTGCCGAGCTTTGTCTCGGCCGTGGGAGCCATCAACAACGAAAACGTCTTCATCTACAAGAACGGCCGTACCGTGGGTGAGGTCATCAAGTCCGCGGGCGTGCGGCCCGAAGCGGATCTGAAGCAGATGTTCGTGGTCCGTGCTGACGGCAGCATCCTTGCCTCCAGCACTGGATTCTTCAGCAGTGGCGTCGAGTCGGTGGCACTGATGCCCGGCGACACCATCGTCGTTCCTGAAAAGCTGGATCGCGAGACCACAGGCAACTTTGTCGCAAGACAGCTCAAAGACTGGACGCAGATCTTCTCGCAGCTCGGACTTGGCGTCGCGGCGCTTAGCGTGATCAGGGACTTGTAA
- the galU gene encoding UTP--glucose-1-phosphate uridylyltransferase GalU — MNPVRKAVFPVAGLGTRFLPATKAIPKEMLPVVDKPLIQYAVEEAIAAGITDLIFVTGRSKRAIEDHFDTMPDLEAELTAKGKHELLEIVRGILPANINCIFIRQPAPLGLGHAVLCAEPAVGNEPFAVLLPDDLLDADVSVTKQLVDVARANNGSVLAVQDVERKDTSKYGIVDTHEAAGATAEVFGMVEKPKPEEAPSTLAVVGRYVLEGEIFDHLRKIGKGAGGEIQLTDGIAALMNAQRKVFAHRYEGKRYDCGNKAGLFEATVALGRKYHGFE, encoded by the coding sequence ATGAATCCTGTCCGTAAAGCCGTATTTCCCGTCGCCGGCCTTGGCACCCGTTTCCTGCCCGCCACCAAGGCAATTCCAAAGGAAATGCTGCCCGTCGTCGACAAGCCACTGATCCAGTACGCAGTTGAAGAAGCCATTGCAGCAGGTATCACCGACCTGATCTTTGTGACCGGTCGGAGCAAGCGCGCAATCGAAGACCACTTCGATACGATGCCCGACCTGGAAGCCGAACTGACCGCCAAGGGCAAGCATGAGCTGCTCGAGATCGTGCGCGGCATCCTTCCCGCCAACATTAATTGCATCTTTATTCGCCAACCCGCTCCGCTTGGGCTGGGTCATGCCGTCCTGTGCGCTGAACCTGCGGTTGGCAACGAGCCTTTCGCTGTGCTGCTGCCGGATGACCTGCTCGATGCCGACGTGTCTGTCACCAAGCAACTGGTCGATGTGGCTCGCGCAAACAACGGTAGCGTGCTGGCGGTTCAGGACGTCGAACGCAAGGACACGTCCAAGTACGGCATCGTGGACACCCACGAAGCGGCTGGCGCCACGGCAGAAGTGTTCGGCATGGTCGAAAAGCCCAAGCCCGAGGAAGCACCTTCCACTCTGGCAGTCGTTGGCCGCTATGTGCTGGAAGGCGAGATTTTCGACCACCTGCGCAAGATCGGCAAAGGCGCCGGCGGCGAGATCCAGCTGACGGACGGCATTGCCGCCCTGATGAATGCCCAACGCAAAGTATTTGCTCACCGCTACGAAGGCAAGCGCTACGACTGCGGCAACAAGGCGGGTCTGTTCGAAGCAACAGTTGCGCTCGGCCGCAAGTACCACGGCTTCGAGTGA
- the lptG gene encoding LPS export ABC transporter permease LptG: MKTARRYLATEIYRSSAVVLIALVGLFTFFALVDDLDKVGRGDFKIYHLLFLELLALPTRLYDILPIGLLIGSILALAGLAQRHELVILRVSGISGMRMLVMLWIVTIPVVIFALILAEFLTPAAELKLSEATLSLTGSAGKNAGVLRSGYWFKETTPEGDRIINVGALQSGGGALTITLYDFNAERQLTSTVTAVSGAFGTGELSLKDVTVNTISPETESALAKGSRATTPPVVVTKEATRSVPTSLTPELLFARVLTPERMSFIDLFDYIGYLSANHLVAERQIVAVWRKLIYPFTLLVMVTIAAPLGFMQTRRGGVGAKVFLGILLGVGFFMLNQLSLNVGMLNKWPAWLTAVGPNALALVLAMTAVLIVEYGSTISRRWKALRGSRA; this comes from the coding sequence GTGAAAACTGCCCGCCGCTACCTCGCCACTGAGATCTACCGCTCGTCCGCCGTCGTGCTCATTGCACTGGTGGGCCTGTTCACGTTTTTTGCGCTTGTGGACGACCTGGATAAGGTCGGCCGCGGCGACTTCAAGATCTACCACCTGCTCTTTCTTGAGCTGCTGGCCCTTCCCACCCGCCTGTACGACATTCTGCCGATCGGCTTGTTGATCGGTTCGATCCTTGCGCTTGCTGGGCTGGCTCAGCGGCATGAGTTGGTGATCTTGCGAGTGTCTGGCATCAGCGGGATGCGGATGCTGGTGATGCTGTGGATCGTGACGATCCCGGTGGTCATTTTTGCGCTGATCCTGGCTGAATTCCTGACGCCGGCCGCCGAGCTTAAATTGAGCGAAGCAACCTTGTCGCTGACCGGCAGCGCCGGCAAGAATGCCGGGGTATTGCGCAGCGGCTACTGGTTCAAGGAAACCACGCCCGAGGGTGACCGGATCATCAACGTGGGCGCGCTGCAGTCCGGCGGTGGGGCACTGACGATCACGCTGTATGACTTCAATGCTGAAAGACAACTGACGTCGACGGTCACCGCTGTGAGTGGCGCTTTTGGTACAGGCGAGCTTTCGTTGAAGGATGTGACGGTCAACACTATCAGCCCAGAGACTGAGTCCGCGTTGGCCAAAGGTTCGCGTGCAACGACGCCGCCGGTGGTGGTTACCAAGGAAGCGACGCGCTCCGTCCCAACGTCTCTGACGCCAGAATTGCTGTTTGCCCGGGTCCTAACACCTGAGCGAATGTCTTTCATCGACCTCTTTGACTACATCGGATACCTGAGCGCAAATCACCTTGTGGCGGAGCGCCAGATCGTAGCTGTGTGGCGTAAGCTGATTTACCCCTTCACGTTGTTGGTGATGGTGACGATCGCGGCGCCGTTGGGCTTCATGCAAACGCGCCGCGGCGGCGTGGGCGCAAAGGTGTTCCTGGGAATTTTGCTGGGCGTCGGGTTTTTCATGCTGAATCAGCTGTCATTGAACGTCGGCATGCTGAACAAGTGGCCGGCGTGGTTGACGGCAGTGGGGCCGAATGCGTTGGCCCTGGTGCTGGCGATGACGGCAGTGCTGATCGTTGAGTACGGCAGCACGATTTCGCGGCGATGGAAGGCGCTGCGGGGGTCGCGGGCATGA
- a CDS encoding symmetrical bis(5'-nucleosyl)-tetraphosphatase yields the protein MSIWAIGDLQGCCDSLDALLARPEIANDPQARFWFAGDLVNRGPASLKTLRTVMALGNRAVSILGNHDLHLLGVAAGIRKPGKSDTTQEILDAPDADQLLAWIRSRPLAHFERGHLMVHAGVLPAWTAAQTLGLASEVESALRGPKWRDFLTRMYGNAPAAWSDSLQGPDRLRVIVNALTRMRYCTLDGTMDFDAKDAAGDAPAGHVPWFDVPGRATASVTVVFGHWSTLGLVRQPGVLGLDTGCVWGGQLTAVRLDDRQLVQVQCPQYRVPG from the coding sequence ATGAGCATCTGGGCGATCGGTGATCTGCAGGGCTGCTGCGACTCGCTGGACGCCTTGCTGGCGCGGCCCGAGATCGCCAATGATCCGCAAGCTCGTTTCTGGTTTGCAGGTGACTTGGTGAATCGGGGTCCGGCCTCGCTCAAGACGCTGCGTACGGTCATGGCGCTGGGCAACCGGGCAGTCAGTATCCTGGGCAATCACGACCTGCATCTGCTGGGCGTGGCGGCCGGGATCCGAAAGCCCGGAAAGTCGGATACGACGCAGGAAATCCTGGATGCGCCGGATGCGGACCAGTTGTTGGCGTGGATACGGTCGCGGCCATTGGCGCACTTTGAACGCGGGCACCTGATGGTGCACGCGGGCGTGTTGCCGGCGTGGACGGCGGCCCAGACGCTTGGGTTGGCGTCCGAGGTCGAATCCGCGTTGCGCGGACCGAAGTGGCGGGACTTTTTGACTCGGATGTACGGCAATGCGCCGGCGGCCTGGTCGGATAGCCTGCAAGGCCCGGATCGTTTGCGGGTGATCGTGAATGCGTTGACGCGCATGCGCTATTGCACGCTGGACGGCACGATGGACTTTGACGCCAAGGACGCGGCGGGCGATGCGCCTGCCGGCCATGTGCCATGGTTTGACGTGCCGGGCCGCGCAACGGCGTCGGTCACTGTCGTGTTCGGCCATTGGTCGACTCTGGGCCTGGTACGCCAGCCTGGAGTCCTGGGCCTGGACACCGGCTGCGTGTGGGGGGGACAACTGACGGCGGTGCGGCTGGATGACCGGCAGCTCGTCCAGGTTCAATGTCCGCAGTATCGAGTTCCTGGTTGA
- a CDS encoding mannose-1-phosphate guanylyltransferase/mannose-6-phosphate isomerase, giving the protein MIPVILSGGSGTRLWPLSRALHPKQFIKLLDDVSLFQGTLERLRGLSTGALAPIIVSNEAHRFIVAEQCRAIDVNPQAILLEPVGRNTAPAIAAAAIAATAKGDDPILLVLAADHAIKDIPAFEASIRAGQPAAEAGKLVTFGIVPTAAETGYGYIRVGEPTTTMRPIAVEAFVEKPNSETAQEYVSGGRHLWNSGMFMFKASVILAELEQHCPAVLAAARAAFDAAKTDLDFIRLDNAQFSASPDDSIDYAVMEKTDKAMVVPMDAGWSDVGAWGSVWATLDRDESNNALKGDVITANVTNSYIHAEHRLVAGLGLDNMVIVETSDAVMVAPMDRVQDVKKLVDQLKAKKRSEVTAHREVFRPWGSYDSIDNGGRYQVKRITVKPGQKLSVQMHHHRAEHWIVVSGTATVLLGDKEILLTENQSTYIPVGVVHALENPGKIPLELIEVQSGAYLGEDDIVRFEDRYGRA; this is encoded by the coding sequence ATGATCCCCGTAATCCTGTCAGGCGGTTCCGGTACGCGCCTCTGGCCTCTGTCTCGCGCGCTGCATCCCAAGCAATTCATCAAGTTGCTGGATGATGTCAGCCTGTTCCAGGGCACGCTTGAGCGCTTGCGCGGCCTGTCGACGGGGGCTCTGGCTCCCATCATCGTGAGCAATGAAGCGCACCGTTTCATCGTGGCCGAACAATGCCGTGCGATCGACGTCAACCCGCAGGCCATCCTGCTGGAGCCGGTCGGCCGCAATACCGCGCCAGCCATTGCCGCTGCCGCGATTGCCGCAACGGCCAAGGGCGATGACCCTATCCTGCTGGTGCTGGCTGCTGACCACGCCATCAAAGACATCCCCGCGTTCGAAGCTTCGATCCGCGCCGGTCAACCTGCTGCCGAAGCCGGCAAGCTCGTGACCTTCGGCATCGTGCCGACGGCGGCCGAGACGGGCTACGGCTACATCCGCGTGGGCGAACCGACGACGACGATGAGGCCGATTGCCGTCGAAGCCTTCGTTGAAAAGCCCAATTCCGAGACAGCCCAGGAATACGTGTCGGGTGGCCGCCACCTGTGGAACAGCGGCATGTTCATGTTCAAGGCCTCGGTGATCCTGGCTGAGCTGGAACAGCACTGCCCGGCCGTGCTGGCTGCAGCGCGCGCTGCGTTCGATGCCGCCAAGACCGACCTGGATTTCATCCGCCTGGACAACGCGCAGTTCTCGGCTTCGCCCGACGACTCGATCGACTATGCCGTGATGGAAAAGACGGACAAGGCCATGGTCGTGCCGATGGACGCCGGCTGGAGCGATGTTGGCGCCTGGGGCTCGGTGTGGGCGACGTTGGATCGCGACGAGTCGAACAACGCACTCAAGGGCGACGTGATTACGGCTAACGTCACGAACAGTTATATTCACGCTGAGCACCGACTGGTGGCTGGCCTGGGACTGGACAACATGGTGATCGTTGAGACGTCGGATGCTGTGATGGTTGCGCCGATGGACCGTGTTCAGGACGTGAAGAAACTGGTTGATCAACTGAAGGCCAAGAAGCGGTCGGAAGTGACGGCGCACCGGGAAGTGTTCCGTCCTTGGGGCTCGTACGATTCGATCGACAACGGTGGGCGCTATCAGGTGAAGCGGATTACCGTGAAGCCGGGTCAGAAGCTGTCGGTGCAGATGCACCACCACCGTGCCGAGCACTGGATTGTGGTGTCGGGTACAGCTACGGTGCTGTTGGGCGACAAGGAAATCCTGCTGACGGAAAACCAGTCGACCTACATTCCGGTTGGTGTGGTGCACGCGCTGGAAAACCCGGGCAAGATCCCGCTTGAACTGATCGAAGTGCAGTCGGGTGCGTATTTGGGTGAGGACGATATTGTCCGGTTCGAGGATCGTTACGGCCGCGCATAA
- a CDS encoding DegT/DnrJ/EryC1/StrS family aminotransferase: MKVEFYRHQMGVDEAVAWRQVLDTVFLTLGPKVEAFEEELAKFLVRGLEGVPGSTSIAPHVVGTNSCSMGLLLALKALGVGPGDEVITTAMTFAATASAILHLGARPVLVDVERTTGLIEPRAVEAAISPRTVGILPVHLYGQLADMRALYDIANRHSLFIVEDSAHGVEMERDGVRPGDLSDCAVFSFYATKNLTSGDGGAISTRNSTLADRLRRLRNHGMSRSASDRHLSVHQHWDMVELGYKANMTDLDAAVLMAQLPKAETKREKREQLANRYEAELSSRVLEIGLVKRCGQSSHHLFTIQIVDSVAAHGQRRDAMLVDLKTAGIGTAVNYRAIHTLTYLKEKLGISLGALPNAEAIGNATLSLPLYPTLLETEQQYVIDAVVANWRRA; this comes from the coding sequence ATGAAAGTCGAGTTTTACCGGCATCAGATGGGAGTTGACGAAGCGGTGGCGTGGCGGCAGGTGCTCGACACGGTTTTCTTGACTTTGGGACCCAAGGTGGAAGCCTTCGAGGAGGAACTCGCCAAGTTCTTGGTGCGTGGTCTTGAAGGGGTGCCCGGCAGCACGTCTATTGCACCCCATGTCGTCGGAACCAATAGTTGTTCAATGGGATTGCTGCTGGCGCTCAAGGCACTCGGTGTCGGACCCGGCGATGAAGTGATCACCACGGCGATGACCTTCGCCGCGACTGCTAGCGCCATATTGCATCTGGGTGCTCGCCCAGTTTTGGTGGATGTCGAACGGACGACAGGATTGATCGAGCCGCGGGCCGTCGAGGCAGCCATTAGCCCTCGGACAGTGGGTATTTTGCCTGTCCACCTCTATGGTCAACTTGCCGATATGCGAGCGTTATATGACATCGCGAACAGGCACTCGTTGTTTATTGTGGAAGATTCGGCGCATGGTGTGGAGATGGAGCGCGATGGTGTACGTCCAGGTGATCTTAGTGACTGCGCGGTTTTTTCGTTTTATGCAACCAAAAACCTGACTTCCGGTGATGGCGGAGCAATTTCGACTAGAAATTCGACTTTGGCCGATCGGCTCCGGCGCCTGCGCAACCATGGGATGTCGCGATCTGCGAGCGACAGGCATCTATCGGTGCATCAGCACTGGGATATGGTGGAACTCGGCTATAAGGCCAATATGACAGACTTAGATGCGGCGGTGCTTATGGCTCAGCTTCCGAAGGCAGAAACTAAACGCGAAAAGCGTGAGCAGCTTGCGAATCGATACGAGGCGGAATTGAGCAGCCGTGTCCTGGAGATCGGATTGGTTAAGCGTTGCGGACAGAGTTCGCACCATCTCTTTACCATACAGATTGTCGATAGTGTTGCAGCTCATGGACAGCGTCGCGATGCGATGTTGGTTGATCTCAAGACGGCCGGTATCGGTACGGCGGTTAATTATCGCGCTATTCACACCCTGACTTATCTAAAAGAAAAATTGGGGATTTCTTTGGGTGCGCTTCCTAATGCCGAGGCCATTGGAAATGCCACGTTGTCGTTGCCGCTCTATCCGACACTTTTGGAGACTGAACAGCAATACGTCATTGATGCTGTGGTTGCCAATTGGCGCCGCGCTTAA
- a CDS encoding NAD-dependent epimerase/dehydratase family protein — MNEFSAARSPGGKVLVAGGAGYVGSILVPLLVEAGYSVVVLDRFFFGDSLAATASAKRGSLKLVRADIRDVDDSVLEGVDSVVDLCGISNDPACDLDPAVTTAINVGGASRLIELALTVGVRRYVYASSCSVYGYGERLQMTEATQCSPQTLYAQSKLKIEQLLLAKGRCSSGIFQPVVLRLGTLFGVSPRMRFDLALNAMVKSAYAEGKICVDGDGLQWRPFVHVGDAASAFIIALNAPSRLVSNRVFNIGVGENNWQIRDLAIDIQLCLPGSVIAYSKQCRDSRNYNVDFAAAKTELGFSASTSVKQGIHEVIEAIGSGKVDLNDERSNTVRHYRALFAQSGLGLMLPVVSVPEASIA; from the coding sequence ATGAATGAATTCTCTGCTGCCAGGTCACCCGGCGGAAAGGTGTTGGTTGCTGGTGGAGCTGGATATGTCGGCAGTATCTTGGTTCCGCTGCTGGTTGAAGCGGGATACAGCGTCGTAGTACTAGACCGGTTTTTCTTTGGCGATAGTCTTGCGGCAACCGCATCGGCGAAGCGAGGGTCACTGAAGTTAGTACGAGCCGATATACGCGATGTCGATGATTCAGTACTTGAAGGCGTTGATTCGGTCGTTGATCTATGTGGCATTTCCAACGATCCAGCGTGTGACCTCGATCCGGCTGTTACGACTGCCATAAATGTCGGCGGCGCTTCGCGGCTGATTGAACTGGCCTTGACGGTAGGCGTACGACGATATGTGTATGCGTCTTCATGCTCGGTTTACGGATATGGCGAACGCCTGCAGATGACGGAGGCGACGCAGTGCTCTCCGCAGACCTTGTATGCACAGTCTAAACTAAAGATTGAGCAGCTGCTTTTAGCGAAAGGCCGGTGCTCCAGTGGAATTTTTCAACCGGTCGTTCTTAGGCTCGGAACCCTTTTTGGCGTGTCACCCCGCATGAGATTCGACCTCGCATTGAATGCCATGGTGAAATCCGCATACGCGGAGGGGAAAATATGTGTCGATGGTGATGGCCTTCAGTGGCGGCCTTTTGTACACGTGGGTGATGCGGCATCGGCGTTTATTATTGCGCTGAATGCGCCTTCGAGGCTTGTTTCGAACAGGGTGTTCAACATCGGTGTGGGAGAAAATAACTGGCAGATTCGAGATTTGGCCATCGATATACAGCTCTGCTTGCCAGGGTCAGTTATTGCGTACAGCAAGCAATGTCGCGATTCAAGAAACTATAATGTAGATTTCGCCGCGGCAAAGACTGAGTTGGGATTCTCAGCTTCAACGTCGGTCAAGCAGGGAATACATGAGGTCATCGAGGCAATCGGTTCTGGAAAGGTGGATCTTAATGATGAGCGGTCGAACACGGTGCGACACTACCGCGCGTTGTTTGCTCAATCAGGTCTCGGCCTTATGCTGCCCGTAGTGTCGGTTCCTGAAGCCAGCATCGCGTAA